A single window of Helicobacter pylori DNA harbors:
- a CDS encoding AlwI family type II restriction endonuclease, translated as MTKKPARKILSFSTTMRNPKRIGQFLAVLGKFENQILKSSTIMQIIKSVLDHRLYRPTSINQNKELKEKFDSNEYVFSDEELERIIEISPQNHKEMGFEHGWESRFDTWYKLMCEFGFCYYAKYEKILISDSTRMLILAYYDKENDAFKESVDESVVGAIFLNALSKYEVGNPYKKNLNHNNPFKLLLSLLKRLKNAHLTPLSVKEIPILLCWKDDNANGLYDYIIHLRQEIVTINKTEFSYSDEFIYEKCLKLLESVNKTRFKMSQITNEAVDEYIRKMRITGLISLRGNGRFIDINTNENNKIDYILQTHKAFKGDYLNDTQANKLAFFNYMSIVDSFLVSVTPISANESVKSSKLNELATTYTKDFIKQELLITCNKQESKDSFLRLIDKPLRLEFLSAIFLKQHFENLSVIPNYKSDDEGLPVYTASGNKPDIVAMDTKAQSYIEVSLIRDRSQSTLEMIPIARHLKELIKNSTDIREKFSVFVAPNIHDDAKEYAEFAQFKDNINICCYAINDFIKKVENSAELLQLNDHLKA; from the coding sequence ATGACTAAAAAACCGGCACGAAAAATTTTAAGCTTTTCAACCACCATGCGAAACCCTAAAAGAATAGGACAATTTTTAGCTGTTTTAGGAAAGTTTGAAAATCAAATCCTTAAATCTTCAACGATTATGCAAATTATCAAATCCGTTTTGGATCATAGGCTTTATAGACCTACTTCTATCAATCAAAATAAAGAATTGAAAGAAAAATTTGACTCCAATGAGTATGTCTTTAGCGATGAAGAGTTAGAACGCATTATAGAAATATCCCCACAAAATCATAAAGAGATGGGTTTTGAGCATGGATGGGAAAGTCGGTTTGACACTTGGTATAAGCTTATGTGTGAGTTTGGGTTTTGCTACTATGCAAAATATGAGAAGATACTCATCAGCGATAGCACTAGGATGCTTATTCTTGCTTATTATGATAAAGAAAACGATGCTTTTAAAGAAAGCGTTGATGAAAGCGTAGTTGGGGCTATATTTTTAAACGCTCTGTCTAAATATGAAGTGGGAAACCCTTACAAAAAGAACTTAAACCATAACAACCCTTTCAAATTATTGCTCTCGCTTTTAAAACGGCTCAAAAATGCCCATCTAACCCCCCTATCTGTCAAAGAAATCCCTATCTTACTTTGTTGGAAAGATGATAACGCTAATGGGCTTTATGACTATATCATTCATTTAAGACAAGAAATTGTTACTATCAATAAGACAGAATTCAGTTACTCAGATGAATTTATCTATGAAAAATGCCTAAAACTTTTAGAAAGTGTTAATAAAACACGATTTAAAATGAGCCAAATCACTAACGAAGCCGTTGATGAATACATTAGAAAAATGCGTATTACAGGACTTATTTCATTGCGTGGTAATGGTAGGTTTATTGATATTAATACTAATGAAAATAATAAAATAGATTACATTTTACAAACTCATAAGGCTTTTAAAGGGGATTATTTAAACGACACTCAAGCTAACAAACTCGCCTTTTTTAACTACATGTCAATCGTGGATAGCTTTCTTGTTAGCGTTACTCCAATCAGCGCTAATGAGAGCGTTAAATCAAGCAAATTGAATGAACTAGCAACCACTTATACTAAAGATTTTATCAAGCAAGAATTACTCATTACTTGTAACAAGCAAGAATCAAAAGATAGTTTTTTAAGACTCATTGATAAACCTTTACGCTTGGAATTTTTAAGCGCTATTTTCTTGAAACAACATTTTGAAAATTTAAGCGTGATACCCAATTATAAAAGCGATGATGAAGGCTTGCCCGTATACACAGCAAGCGGCAACAAACCTGATATTGTAGCTATGGACACAAAAGCCCAAAGTTATATAGAAGTGAGCTTGATTAGAGATAGAAGTCAAAGTACCTTGGAAATGATACCTATTGCCAGACATTTAAAAGAATTGATTAAAAATAGCACTGATATTAGAGAAAAATTTAGTGTTTTTGTAGCTCCAAATATCCATGATGATGCCAAAGAATATGCGGAATTTGCCCAATTCAAAGACAATATTAATATATGTTGTTATGCTATTAATGATTTTATCAAAAAAGTAGAAAATAGCGCAGAATTATTGCAACTCAATGACCATTTGAAAGCTTAA
- a CDS encoding Dam family site-specific DNA-(adenine-N6)-methyltransferase: MPQLNKLFPNNINQFIEPFVGGGSVFLNTKAKRYLANDIDTNIINLHKTLSKFNACELFDELSKIIIHYGLSFSFKGITAPSELKKQYIKTYYAKYNKIAYEKLRANFNSNQNNMLYLYLLLIYGFNHMIRFNSKGLFNLPVGNVDFNENVYNALKNYLDFMQQNTIIFHNNDYIDFLNHTTYLKDDYVYFDPPYLISNSEYNKLWDSNNEIALYGALDSLDKKGVLFGITNLIYHKGETNSILKEWAKKYYIFNIKSNYISYNDNTIKEDSQEIFVTNYRQLL; the protein is encoded by the coding sequence ATGCCACAGCTCAATAAGCTATTCCCAAATAACATTAATCAATTTATTGAGCCTTTTGTGGGTGGGGGTAGCGTGTTTTTAAACACTAAGGCTAAAAGATACTTAGCTAATGACATAGATACTAACATTATCAATTTACATAAAACTTTAAGCAAGTTCAATGCTTGTGAGCTTTTTGATGAATTGTCTAAAATCATCATTCATTATGGCTTGTCTTTCTCTTTTAAGGGGATTACAGCTCCTAGTGAATTGAAAAAACAATATATAAAAACTTACTACGCTAAATACAATAAAATAGCTTATGAAAAACTAAGGGCTAATTTTAATTCCAATCAAAACAACATGCTTTATTTGTATTTGCTTTTAATTTATGGGTTTAATCACATGATTAGATTTAATTCTAAAGGGCTTTTTAATTTACCCGTAGGTAATGTAGATTTTAACGAAAATGTTTATAATGCCCTAAAAAACTACCTAGACTTTATGCAACAAAACACCATTATTTTTCATAATAATGATTATATTGATTTTCTTAACCATACTACCTATTTAAAAGATGATTATGTTTATTTTGACCCCCCTTATTTAATCTCAAATAGTGAATACAACAAGTTATGGGATAGCAATAATGAGATAGCCCTATATGGTGCTTTAGATAGCCTAGATAAAAAGGGAGTTTTATTTGGTATAACTAATCTTATTTATCACAAGGGAGAGACCAATTCTATTTTAAAAGAATGGGCTAAAAAATATTATATTTTTAATATCAAAAGTAATTATATCAGTTATAATGACAACACTATTAAAGAAGATAGTCAAGAAATCTTTGTAACTAATTATAGGCAATTATTATGA
- a CDS encoding DNA adenine methylase: protein MERFNLKNRRYIGSKTKLIEWVFGNLKLNNIKSVCDIFAGSGVVAGQFATIPNIKNIIINDILFSNEVIYHAFFRGQDADFKVLEELKEYYTQALKLEENYFSQHFSGKFFSYKDCIKIGSIREHIESLNLDKLNKDILLTSLIYSMDKIANTVGHYEAYRKKEILQDKFIFELISPIKHDKNIMIERKNANELAKTLKIDLVFIDPPYNSRQYSRFYHLYENLVQWKKPKLYGTALKPLCENMSEYCRSNAKKELSDLIEKLDCKRIALTYNNTYNSKSSSSQNKIDFKDLVGILSQKGKLSVKEKAHSFFNSGKTDFKEHKEFLFIVEVKP, encoded by the coding sequence GTGGAAAGATTTAATCTAAAAAACCGCCGGTATATCGGCTCAAAAACCAAGCTTATAGAGTGGGTATTTGGGAATTTAAAATTAAATAATATCAAAAGCGTGTGCGATATTTTTGCCGGAAGTGGGGTAGTGGCTGGTCAATTTGCCACTATTCCTAACATTAAAAACATTATTATAAATGATATTTTATTTTCTAATGAAGTCATTTATCATGCTTTTTTTAGGGGGCAAGACGCTGATTTTAAGGTGCTTGAAGAACTGAAAGAATATTATACTCAAGCTTTAAAGCTAGAAGAAAATTATTTTAGCCAACATTTTAGCGGCAAATTTTTCAGCTATAAAGATTGTATCAAAATCGGTAGCATTAGAGAGCATATAGAAAGCTTGAACTTAGATAAATTAAATAAAGATATTTTATTAACAAGCCTGATTTATTCAATGGATAAGATAGCTAACACGGTGGGGCATTATGAAGCTTATAGGAAAAAAGAGATTTTGCAAGATAAATTTATTTTTGAGCTTATTAGCCCTATAAAGCATGATAAAAATATCATGATAGAGAGAAAAAACGCTAACGAATTGGCTAAAACCTTAAAAATAGACTTAGTCTTTATTGACCCTCCATACAATTCAAGGCAATACAGCCGGTTTTATCATCTCTATGAAAACCTAGTGCAGTGGAAAAAACCCAAACTCTATGGAACAGCTTTAAAGCCATTATGCGAGAACATGAGCGAATATTGTCGCTCTAATGCCAAGAAAGAATTGAGCGATTTAATTGAAAAACTAGATTGTAAAAGGATTGCTTTAACTTATAATAATACCTATAATTCTAAGTCTAGCTCTTCGCAAAATAAAATAGACTTTAAAGATTTAGTGGGAATTTTGAGTCAAAAAGGAAAATTAAGCGTTAAAGAAAAGGCTCATAGTTTTTTTAATTCAGGAAAAACTGATTTTAAAGAGCATAAAGAATTTTTATTTATAGTGGAAGTGAAGCCTTGA
- a CDS encoding LptF/LptG family permease, with amino-acid sequence MRLFRFVGWYYFKYFLIVLLALELFFVGIDSLKYADKMPDSANMIILFFTYDILFALNYTLPISLLLAMVLFYIAFIKSNQYTALLSIGFSKRQILNPIFFISLFFTAVYVGLNATPFVYMEEKTQNLIYKDNSLSVSEHLLVKYNDDYVYFDKINPLLQKAQNIKVFRLKDKTLESYAEAKEAFFEDKYWILHDTTIYEMPLSFELGANALNTTRLETFKTLKNFRPKVLDTIYQNKPAVSITDALLSLHALVRQNADTKKVRSFLYVFAILPFFVPFLSVLIAYFSPSLARYENLALLGLKFIIITLVVWGLFFALGKFSISGILIPEIGVLSPFFVFLALSLWYFKKLNKRL; translated from the coding sequence GTGCGTTTGTTTAGATTTGTGGGGTGGTATTATTTCAAATACTTTTTAATCGTGCTTTTAGCTTTAGAATTGTTTTTTGTAGGCATTGACAGCCTGAAATACGCCGATAAAATGCCCGATTCTGCGAACATGATTATTTTATTTTTCACCTATGACATTTTATTTGCGCTCAATTACACCTTGCCCATTTCCTTGCTTTTGGCGATGGTTTTATTTTATATCGCATTCATTAAATCCAACCAATACACCGCCTTGCTCTCCATTGGCTTTTCCAAACGCCAGATTTTAAACCCTATTTTTTTCATCAGCTTGTTTTTCACGGCTGTTTATGTGGGGTTGAACGCGACTCCTTTTGTGTACATGGAAGAAAAAACGCAAAATTTGATCTACAAAGACAATTCTTTAAGCGTTTCAGAGCATTTGTTAGTGAAATACAACGATGATTATGTGTATTTTGATAAGATTAATCCCTTATTGCAAAAAGCCCAAAATATCAAGGTTTTTCGCCTAAAAGATAAGACTTTAGAATCTTACGCTGAAGCTAAAGAAGCTTTTTTTGAAGACAAGTATTGGATCTTGCATGACACTACTATCTATGAAATGCCCTTAAGTTTTGAACTGGGCGCAAACGCTTTAAACACCACGCGTTTAGAAACCTTTAAAACGCTCAAAAATTTCCGCCCTAAAGTTTTAGACACCATTTACCAAAACAAGCCCGCGGTTTCTATCACAGACGCTCTTTTATCCTTGCATGCTTTAGTGCGCCAAAACGCCGACACGAAAAAAGTGCGCTCATTTCTGTATGTGTTTGCGATTTTGCCCTTTTTTGTGCCGTTTTTAAGCGTTTTAATCGCTTATTTTTCGCCCAGTCTCGCCCGCTATGAAAACTTGGCTCTTTTAGGGCTAAAGTTTATCATTATCACGCTTGTTGTGTGGGGGCTATTCTTTGCTTTAGGGAAGTTCAGCATTTCAGGGATACTCATTCCTGAAATAGGCGTGCTATCGCCCTTTTTCGTATTTTTAGCTCTTAGTCTTTGGTATTTTAAAAAGCTTAATAAGAGGTTGTGA
- the pth gene encoding aminoacyl-tRNA hydrolase, translating into MALLVGLGNPTLRYAHTRHNAGFDILDSLVSELDLSFTFSPKHNACLCVYKDFILLKPQTYMNLSGESVLSAKNFYKTEELLIVHDDLDLPLGVVRFKKGGGNGGHNGLKSIDLLCSNSYYRLRVGISKGIGVIEHVLSKFHKNEEPLKNAVFEHAKNALKFFIESHDFNAMQNRFTLKKPLIIES; encoded by the coding sequence ATGGCGCTTTTAGTGGGTTTAGGCAACCCTACTTTGCGTTACGCTCACACCAGACACAACGCTGGTTTTGATATTTTAGATTCGCTCGTTAGCGAATTGGATCTTTCTTTCACTTTTTCTCCCAAACACAACGCTTGTTTATGCGTTTATAAGGATTTTATCTTACTCAAGCCCCAAACTTACATGAATTTGAGCGGCGAGAGCGTTTTAAGCGCTAAAAATTTTTACAAAACTGAAGAGCTTTTAATTGTCCATGACGACTTGGATTTACCTTTAGGCGTTGTGAGGTTTAAAAAGGGTGGGGGGAATGGGGGGCATAATGGCTTAAAGTCCATTGATTTATTGTGTTCGAATTCTTATTACCGCTTGAGGGTAGGGATTTCTAAAGGGATTGGCGTGATTGAGCATGTGCTTTCAAAATTCCACAAAAACGAAGAGCCTTTAAAAAACGCTGTGTTTGAACATGCCAAAAACGCCCTAAAATTTTTTATAGAAAGCCATGATTTTAACGCCATGCAAAATCGTTTCACGCTTAAAAAACCTTTAATCATAGAAAGTTAA
- a CDS encoding 50S ribosomal protein L25/general stress protein Ctc: MLEGVIRESITKANAKALKKDGYLIANVYGKGIENVNGAFKLNPFIKYLKEKKHLIFPVKLGDKTFEVVVQEYQKNPVTNELIHVDLLAVTKGVKSKFKVPVKHQGTPVGLKNKGILMLSKKRISVECAPEHLPDHYLVDVAPLDVNESILVRDLEKHENVKILDHDSIAVIGVIKAK; this comes from the coding sequence ATGTTAGAAGGCGTTATTAGAGAGAGTATTACTAAAGCTAACGCTAAAGCTTTAAAAAAAGATGGCTATCTAATCGCAAATGTTTATGGAAAGGGCATTGAAAACGTGAATGGTGCGTTCAAATTAAACCCTTTCATTAAATACCTTAAGGAAAAAAAGCATTTGATTTTCCCGGTGAAATTAGGGGATAAGACTTTTGAAGTCGTGGTTCAAGAATACCAAAAAAACCCCGTTACTAACGAGCTTATCCATGTGGATTTACTCGCTGTTACTAAGGGCGTGAAGTCCAAATTTAAAGTCCCCGTCAAACACCAAGGCACTCCAGTGGGCTTGAAAAATAAAGGGATTTTGATGCTCTCTAAAAAGCGTATCAGCGTGGAATGCGCTCCAGAGCATTTGCCCGATCACTATTTAGTGGATGTAGCCCCTTTAGATGTGAATGAGTCTATTTTGGTGCGCGATTTAGAAAAACATGAGAATGTTAAGATTTTAGATCATGATTCTATCGCTGTGATCGGTGTGATTAAAGCGAAGTGA
- the tal gene encoding transaldolase, with translation MQEFSLWCDFIERDFLENDFLKLINKGAICGATSNPSLFCEAIIKSAFYQDEIAKLKGKKAKEIYETLALKDILQASSALMPLYEKDPNNGYISLEIDPFLEDDAIKSIDEAKRLFKTLNRPNVMIKVPASESALEVISALTKASIPVNVTLVFSPKIAGETAQILAKEVQKRAVISVFVSRFDKEIDPLAPKNLQAQSGIMNATECYYQISQHANKLTSTLFASTGVKSNALAKDYYIKALCFKNSINTAPLEALNAYLLDPNTEYQTPLKSAKIEAFKKELKTHNIDLENTAQKLLKEGLIAFKQSFEKLLSSF, from the coding sequence ATGCAAGAATTTAGTTTGTGGTGCGATTTTATAGAAAGGGATTTTTTAGAAAACGACTTTTTAAAGCTCATCAATAAGGGGGCTATTTGCGGGGCGACGAGTAACCCCAGTTTGTTTTGCGAAGCGATCATAAAAAGCGCGTTTTATCAAGATGAAATCGCTAAACTCAAAGGCAAAAAAGCTAAAGAAATTTATGAAACTTTGGCGCTAAAGGATATTTTACAAGCTTCCAGCGCGTTAATGCCTTTATATGAAAAAGACCCTAACAACGGCTACATTAGCCTAGAAATTGACCCTTTTTTAGAAGATGATGCCATTAAAAGCATTGATGAAGCCAAGCGGTTATTCAAAACACTAAACCGCCCTAATGTGATGATTAAAGTCCCAGCGAGCGAAAGCGCTCTTGAAGTCATTAGCGCTTTAACTAAAGCTTCTATTCCTGTTAATGTAACTTTAGTCTTTTCGCCTAAAATTGCCGGTGAAACCGCTCAAATCTTAGCCAAAGAAGTGCAAAAAAGAGCGGTCATTAGCGTGTTTGTCTCACGATTTGACAAAGAAATAGACCCTTTAGCGCCAAAAAATTTGCAAGCTCAAAGCGGGATCATGAACGCTACCGAGTGCTATTATCAAATCAGTCAGCATGCGAATAAGCTAACAAGCACTCTTTTTGCATCCACAGGCGTTAAATCCAACGCTTTAGCTAAAGATTATTACATTAAAGCGCTGTGTTTTAAAAACTCTATCAATACAGCCCCCCTAGAGGCTTTAAACGCTTATTTGCTTGACCCAAACACCGAGTATCAAACCCCTTTAAAAAGTGCAAAAATTGAAGCGTTCAAAAAAGAATTAAAAACGCACAACATTGATTTAGAAAACACCGCTCAAAAACTCCTTAAAGAAGGCTTGATAGCGTTCAAACAATCCTTTGAAAAGCTTTTAAGCAGTTTTTGA
- a CDS encoding UDP-N-acetylmuramoyl-L-alanyl-D-glutamate--2,6-diaminopimelate ligase translates to MKLKKTLTYQNHTYSFLSDNTNEVLENPEEILFVKTPLNEKYSPLIAEKNLAILDFNELKNYFDFKIKIVGITGTNGKTTTASLMYSLLLDLNKKTALLGTRGFFINDERIKEKGLTTPTLLELYSDLEEAVRLECEYFIMEVSSHAIVQKRTAGLDFALKVLTNITSDHLDFHESIENYRDAKNSFFKDEGLKVINRDETNALFNPINAHTYALDKKAHLNVQAFSLNPSISASLCYQQNLRDPNLKEIALVHSLLLGRYNLYNILAGVLGVKLLTQLPLEAIVPLLENFYGVKGRLEIVHSQPLVVVDFAHTTDGMQQVFESFKDQKITALFGAGGDRDKTKRPKMGAIASCYAHKIILTSDNPRSENEEDIIKDILKGISDSSKVIVEKDRKKAILNALENLKGDEVLLILGKGDENIQIFKDKTIFFSDQEVVKDYYLNLKQG, encoded by the coding sequence ATGAAGCTTAAAAAAACCCTAACTTATCAAAACCACACCTATTCTTTTTTAAGCGATAACACGAATGAAGTTTTAGAAAACCCTGAAGAAATCCTTTTTGTCAAAACGCCTTTAAATGAAAAATACTCTCCTTTAATTGCAGAAAAAAACCTGGCTATTTTAGATTTTAACGAGCTTAAAAACTACTTTGATTTTAAGATTAAAATTGTAGGGATTACTGGCACTAATGGTAAAACAACCACAGCGAGTTTGATGTATTCCTTGCTCTTAGATTTGAATAAAAAGACCGCTCTTTTAGGCACAAGAGGGTTTTTTATCAACGATGAACGAATCAAAGAAAAGGGCTTGACCACGCCCACTCTTTTAGAGCTTTATAGCGATTTAGAAGAAGCGGTGCGTTTGGAGTGTGAATACTTTATTATGGAAGTGAGCTCCCATGCGATTGTCCAAAAGCGCACCGCTGGGCTTGATTTCGCCCTTAAAGTTCTCACTAATATCACAAGCGATCATTTAGATTTCCACGAAAGCATAGAAAATTACAGAGACGCTAAAAACAGCTTTTTTAAAGATGAGGGCTTGAAAGTGATTAACAGAGATGAAACAAACGCCCTTTTTAACCCCATTAACGCGCACACTTACGCGCTGGATAAAAAAGCGCATTTAAACGTTCAAGCCTTTTCGCTCAACCCCTCCATCAGCGCGTCTTTATGCTACCAACAAAATTTAAGAGATCCTAATCTTAAAGAAATCGCTCTTGTCCATTCCCTCCTTTTAGGGCGTTACAACCTTTATAATATTTTAGCGGGCGTTTTAGGGGTTAAATTACTCACTCAATTACCGCTAGAAGCGATTGTGCCGTTATTAGAAAACTTTTATGGGGTGAAGGGGCGTTTGGAAATTGTGCATTCTCAACCTTTAGTAGTTGTGGATTTTGCCCACACCACAGACGGCATGCAACAAGTCTTTGAAAGCTTTAAAGACCAAAAAATCACCGCTCTTTTTGGAGCAGGGGGCGATAGGGATAAAACCAAGCGCCCTAAAATGGGAGCAATAGCGAGCTGTTATGCGCATAAAATCATCTTAACTTCAGACAACCCCAGAAGCGAAAACGAAGAAGACATTATTAAGGATATTTTAAAAGGCATCAGCGATTCTTCTAAAGTCATTGTAGAAAAAGACCGAAAAAAAGCCATTTTAAACGCTTTAGAAAATTTAAAAGGCGATGAGGTGTTGTTGATTTTAGGCAAGGGCGATGAAAACATTCAAATCTTTAAAGACAAAACGATTTTTTTTAGCGACCAGGAAGTCGTTAAAGATTATTATCTCAATTTAAAACAAGGATGA
- a CDS encoding NifU family protein, which produces MIEFSDEDLQKPVRIVIEKIRPYLLKDGGNIEVLGVKSMKIYVALEGACKTCSSSKITLKNVIERQLKMDIHPNLEVVCLENAKEFDKL; this is translated from the coding sequence ATGATAGAATTTAGCGATGAAGATTTACAAAAACCGGTGCGTATTGTGATAGAAAAAATCCGCCCTTACTTGCTCAAAGATGGCGGTAATATTGAAGTGCTAGGGGTGAAAAGCATGAAAATTTATGTGGCTTTAGAGGGAGCGTGTAAGACTTGCTCTAGCAGTAAAATCACTTTAAAAAATGTCATTGAAAGGCAGCTTAAAATGGACATTCACCCCAATTTAGAAGTGGTGTGCTTAGAAAACGCTAAGGAGTTTGATAAGCTTTAA
- a CDS encoding inorganic phosphate transporter produces the protein MEIKNIKEFEKASKKLQKDTLKIALALLFLIGAALLALIFGQANSKGLLLIFAAVIGGYMAMNIGANDVSNNVGPAVGSKAISMGGAILIAAICEMLGAIIAGGEVVSTIKGRIVSPEFINDAHVFINVMLASLLSGALWLHVATLIGAPVSTSHSVVGGIMGAGMAAAGMSAINWHFLSGIVASWVISPLMGALIAMFFLMLIKKTIAYKEDKKSAALKVVPYLVALMSLAFSWYLMVKVLKRLYAVGFEIQLACGCILALLIFILFKRFVLKKAPQLENSHESINELFNVPLIFAAALLSFAHGANDVANAIGPLAAISQTLEDANSPIGNTLSSVPLWIMVVGAAGIALGLSLYGPKLIKTVGSEITELDKMQAFCIALSAVITVLLASQLGLPVSSTHIVVGAVFGVGFLRERLREQSRRRFARIRDNIVAAHFGEDLEEIEGFLERFDKANLKEKSLMLESLKKSKNTAIALELKKKEKKSLKKVYKEEVIKRSILKKIVTAWLVTVPVSALLGALLFVALGFTEKYF, from the coding sequence ATGGAAATTAAAAACATCAAAGAGTTTGAAAAAGCTTCCAAAAAACTCCAAAAAGACACTTTAAAGATCGCTCTCGCTCTTTTGTTTCTCATTGGCGCTGCTTTGCTCGCTCTCATTTTTGGGCAGGCTAATTCTAAGGGATTGTTGCTCATCTTTGCGGCTGTGATTGGGGGCTATATGGCGATGAATATTGGCGCTAATGACGTGTCTAATAATGTCGGCCCTGCCGTAGGCTCTAAAGCCATTAGCATGGGCGGGGCGATTTTGATCGCTGCGATTTGTGAAATGCTTGGAGCGATCATTGCCGGGGGGGAAGTGGTTTCTACGATTAAGGGCCGTATCGTTTCGCCTGAATTTATTAATGATGCGCATGTTTTCATCAATGTCATGTTGGCTAGCTTACTCAGTGGGGCGTTGTGGTTGCATGTGGCGACTTTAATTGGTGCTCCTGTTTCCACTTCACACTCTGTAGTGGGGGGGATTATGGGGGCTGGAATGGCAGCAGCTGGAATGTCTGCTATTAATTGGCATTTCTTATCAGGCATTGTGGCCAGTTGGGTAATCTCGCCTTTAATGGGGGCTTTGATAGCCATGTTTTTTTTAATGCTCATTAAAAAGACTATCGCTTATAAAGAAGATAAAAAGAGCGCGGCTTTAAAGGTCGTGCCTTATTTGGTAGCGTTGATGAGCTTAGCCTTTAGCTGGTATTTGATGGTTAAGGTTTTAAAACGCCTCTATGCGGTGGGTTTTGAAATCCAACTGGCTTGCGGTTGCATCCTTGCACTTTTAATCTTTATCCTTTTTAAAAGATTTGTGTTAAAGAAAGCCCCGCAATTAGAAAACAGCCATGAAAGCATTAATGAGCTTTTCAATGTCCCTTTGATTTTTGCCGCTGCGCTTTTAAGCTTTGCGCATGGGGCTAATGATGTGGCTAACGCTATAGGCCCTTTAGCGGCCATCAGTCAAACTTTAGAAGATGCAAATAGCCCTATAGGGAATACTTTAAGCTCTGTGCCGTTGTGGATTATGGTAGTGGGGGCAGCTGGGATCGCTTTAGGCTTGAGTTTGTATGGGCCAAAACTCATTAAAACGGTGGGGTCTGAAATCACAGAATTAGACAAAATGCAAGCCTTTTGCATTGCGCTTTCTGCAGTCATCACCGTGCTTTTAGCCTCTCAATTAGGCTTGCCGGTAAGCTCTACGCATATTGTGGTGGGCGCGGTGTTTGGGGTGGGCTTTTTAAGGGAGCGCTTAAGAGAGCAATCCAGAAGGCGTTTTGCTAGAATCAGAGACAACATTGTAGCGGCGCACTTTGGGGAAGATTTAGAAGAAATTGAAGGTTTTTTAGAGCGCTTTGATAAAGCCAATTTGAAAGAAAAATCGCTCATGCTAGAGAGCTTGAAAAAAAGCAAGAACACCGCCATCGCTTTGGAATTGAAAAAGAAAGAAAAAAAGTCGCTTAAAAAAGTGTATAAAGAAGAAGTGATCAAACGCTCCATTTTAAAAAAGATTGTTACCGCTTGGTTGGTAACCGTGCCGGTTTCTGCGCTTTTAGGCGCGCTTCTGTTTGTGGCTCTTGGTTTTACAGAAAAGTATTTCTAG